Proteins encoded within one genomic window of Brachybacterium sp. P6-10-X1:
- a CDS encoding NADH:flavin oxidoreductase/NADH oxidase: MDRDPATAPPSLLAPARLRDLELRNRMWLAPMCQYMVEAEDGVPTDWHLVHLGARAAGGFGLVITEATAVTPTGRISPRDTGLWNDEQTGAWSRITDFCHRQGSAAAVQLAHAGRKASTWPALPAYSARRGTIPEFASGWRTVGPTAEPFPGLDAPDALSTADISRVVEEFVAAARRAEQAGFDALELHFAHGYLVHEFLSPLVNTRQDAYGGDGPGRRRLAREIAAAVREQWPADRPVIVRISATDWLDGGWDISQSIELARELEAVGVDALHVSTGGAVIADIAVGPEYQVGFARTLREAVSLPVTAVGLITDPAGAQAILDRGDADFVAVGRAALREPGWPQRAAHELGVRDASLYPGAYRRGSW; this comes from the coding sequence ATGGACCGAGATCCCGCCACCGCCCCGCCGTCGCTGCTCGCGCCGGCCCGCCTGCGCGACCTCGAGCTCCGCAATCGCATGTGGTTGGCCCCCATGTGCCAGTACATGGTCGAGGCGGAGGACGGTGTCCCGACCGACTGGCACCTGGTCCATCTCGGCGCCCGCGCCGCCGGCGGCTTCGGCCTGGTCATCACCGAGGCCACGGCCGTCACTCCCACCGGGCGCATCAGTCCGCGGGACACCGGCCTGTGGAACGACGAGCAGACCGGTGCCTGGTCACGCATCACCGACTTCTGCCACCGACAGGGCTCGGCCGCCGCGGTGCAGCTCGCCCATGCCGGCCGCAAGGCCTCCACCTGGCCGGCCCTGCCCGCATACTCGGCGCGGCGCGGGACCATCCCCGAGTTCGCGTCCGGCTGGCGGACCGTCGGCCCCACCGCCGAGCCGTTCCCCGGCCTGGACGCCCCGGACGCCCTGAGCACCGCGGACATCTCCCGCGTGGTCGAGGAGTTCGTGGCCGCCGCGCGTCGCGCCGAGCAGGCCGGCTTCGACGCCCTCGAGCTCCACTTCGCCCACGGCTATCTCGTCCACGAGTTCCTCTCGCCGCTGGTGAACACCCGTCAGGACGCCTACGGCGGGGACGGCCCTGGCAGGCGCCGCCTGGCCCGAGAGATCGCCGCCGCCGTCCGCGAGCAGTGGCCCGCCGACCGGCCCGTGATCGTGCGCATCAGCGCCACGGACTGGCTCGACGGCGGCTGGGACATCTCGCAGTCCATCGAGCTCGCCCGGGAGCTGGAGGCCGTCGGGGTCGACGCCCTGCACGTCTCGACCGGCGGCGCCGTCATCGCGGACATCGCCGTGGGCCCCGAGTACCAGGTGGGCTTCGCCCGTACCCTGCGCGAGGCCGTCTCGCTGCCGGTCACCGCCGTCGGGCTGATCACCGACCCGGCCGGAGCCCAGGCGATCCTGGACCGCGGGGACGCCGACTTCGTCGCCGTCGGCCGTGCCGCCCTGCGCGAGCCGGGATGGCCCCAGCGCGCCGCCCACGAGCTCGGGGTGCGTGATGCATCGCTCTACCCGGGCGCGTACCGCCGCGGTTCCTGGTGA
- a CDS encoding CopG family transcriptional regulator — MVESADPPLPPRKVQFNVYLPQDLVVAVKHRAIDESASLSALVEAALRQYLAPAPSHRDDA, encoded by the coding sequence ATGGTAGAAAGCGCCGATCCTCCCCTCCCGCCCCGCAAGGTGCAGTTCAACGTGTATCTGCCCCAGGACCTCGTGGTCGCGGTCAAGCACCGCGCGATCGACGAGTCCGCCAGCCTCAGCGCCCTCGTGGAGGCCGCGCTGCGGCAGTACCTCGCCCCTGCCCCATCCCATCGCGACGACGCCTGA